The genomic window gagctagagcgttttcgtccattcggacgacatgaccttgccagcgtaaccgctgtcaaTATGATGTTTAAAAAACAAGTCTTAAAATATTgtaagtttgtatttttttgatttcataaGAGGGCCATGTGGGAAGTCAAAGAACTTCTGAAGTTGGAATCGCTACTTACTGAAGCCAAGCAAAGTTTTTTCGTCAAGTAATGTCGTTAAAAGCAGATATAGCGTCTGCCGTATAGCGGCTGTATATGTACTAGGTTCGAGGCCACAAAGCAATTCGGGGAAACGAGAAGCTGATGCGATGCGAAAAGTGACATCCGTCTGTTTACCGAAAAGTACAAGAAATACGGAAGTCACCAAAAACGATAAACAATGAGATTTCCGTAAAGACTGACACACGGTCTCGAACGGACTACAAGAAGTTTTTTGGCCTAATGACTTGTCACACCGTACTGGCATCAGAGAGAGAGACAGAGTTTGCAGGGGAGTAGGCTTGAGGGAGATGCTGGAACAGCTCCTTCTGTTCTGTCTCTTTGTCTTAATAGATGagatatcaaaattaaatatcaagtCACTTTTAAAGTTCGTAAAAAGCGTTGACGACCTGAATGATaaatatttcaccaaaaattaaactgaacctcCATCTGGCAGTACTAAAGACCAATATGTCAACGTATGGTGTGACAGCCGGCTAGTGTAACCTTATCTACTTAGTGAAAGTGAGACGAGGGAGATGGTGAACGATTCCCTCCAGATCCGgagttcttaaatttttttcttactattCATTACAATCGTCCCCGGGCAGCTGTTTTCATTCCACGGCCCATAACCATTGACGAAATACGAACCTATTGCAGTAGAGAAAGCTTTGTCAGGAGTACATAGGACtccaaatattttctgttttgaaGTAAAAAGAAGTTTTCGagaggattttttttattgacgaataaaattaatacaaaaaactattttaaaagttttgaggAAGGAAAAAGAGCTTTTTCAGACATATCTtcctaaataattttcaaaagtctAGAAGTAGACTATGGTAATGACCCAGCATGCTAGGTTCCTTGATATGCGTCAATACCCgctatttaattattattccaaataaaaaaatgtgctcTTTATAGGTTATGCCAACGAAACTGTAGGCTATGCAGAAGAAAACGAGGGTGAGGATGATGAAAAATTGCCAAGCGAAATACAAAAGGCTGTATGTACAGTGACCGCCGGTGAGGTGCGCGCAAGCGCTGAGGCAGTCACCACGAAGAAGCTTAAAGGAGTTTGTGGATCAGGTATATATTACCAAACTTGGATTAacataattttcgaaataaaattctCTAACCGTAAATTGAACTAATGCTTATTTGCAGCCGAATTGAAGCTCGCTTTTAGTGATTTGGAAGCTAAGCTCTATAAAGAGTTGCAagacataaaaattttattgcaacacATAGCGCAGCAACAAGGCATTAACGTGCCACAGTTGCTGCTGCCACCAATGACCttcgcaacagcaacaattacaCCGCCTGCTGTGCCACATGCACAACAAGCAACCAGCATACCGGTAACACCATATGCAGTCGCGACATCAGCTACACCATCACCAACtacgcaaacaacaaaaacatatgcaCAACAACATAAACCAACGCAGCGTGTCAAACCCACAACAGCCAATAAACCGAAATTCCAACCGATTGTGGAGCCCAAAGATAATGCTGTGGACACATCTTCCGCCGAAGTTAGCTACGAATATGAGGAGTCCTCAGCGGCCATGGAAGCGGAAGATATTTTGCCTAAAAAATTGCCACAATTGAAATCGTTTCACACAAAGAGTCAAGCCACGCCCATATCTAGTGAATTGTTGCAAGAAGTGCGGAAGTTCAATAACACAATGCTAAGCGATCGCGAGCTGAAGGTGTTCACCTACTATTGGAAATTGGAGAATTTCACCGAACGCATTGAGAGCGGCAGTAGTTCGGTGGTAGAGAGTCCAGTGTTTTCGATAAaaggtacatatatttttataacctgaacaaggtatattaaatttgccacgacGTTTGTAAAACCCGgaaggaaacatcggagactctataaaataagtatataaatgatcatctgagtcgatttagtcatgcccgtatgtatataagcgaactagtccttcagtttctgagataacgatctgaaattttagaGATagttttacgaaatttgacattcactgagagggagtagGTGAAGATGTTAATGGCTTCACTGTGAAAGTCTGAAGTTTTTTGCGTCCTAGGTCTGGTTGACGTAAtgttttatgtcgtcgacgtagttgaggggAACCTcctgatgctcctaggaggcggctCCGCTACAAGCAGGTGACTACAgggatgatttctacgaaagcagCCAAGCAATACTGGCAATTTTTTGGAGGGAAATGCATTATGATCCTTAACTGGAACTATGCGGACATCGCTGTGCAGatgacatcaagaggcatcccgttgtagtccggagtgcagtgttctgacatgtcTGTAGCTTTCTCGTCTGTGtctcactgcatccaggcgactaTATTGGTAAGGCGTAGTTAAGGGCCGGCCTAaggattgccttgtatgttacGAACAACGTTTCTTTGCTTTTTCCCCATGTGCTTCCGGCTGGCGACTTTAGGTCGCGGTTGTGTAAGGAGTGAAGGAgcttagggttattgacagtcgaaATTTTTATGCCATCGACGGCGAAATTAAGGTCAATACTTTACTCCTTCGTCTAGTGAGTAAATATTGTCGCTGTGGATTTAATGGGGGAGAGTATTAGGTGCCTTTCAACGAGAAAGGGCGAAGAGTTAGCGCAACGCTATGTGGATCGTTTCCTCGCAGGTTtttggttgaggccacgaactatctggacgtttatgacgctaagtgatgtggtggtgctgtgcacttttcggaaggTCGGGAGTAACAAGGCCTCAATTGTtatcactactggggagaggagagttatcagACAATAGGAGTCCACACTACGGGCGGTTTCCCAGGTTGAAGTGGTGGTACTACTATTTCGATTTTCTGTAAAGGTTATTAAAGCATCGGTGCAGCCCAAGTTGGCTTTTTTATTGCctcgtcttaaaaaaattattttcatacagAGCTTTGACTAAATTCTAAATTTTCGTTTCAATAGGCAAACCGTTGCATCTCATAGCCTATTTCCAACACTTACACCGTGATTTTCTCTACCTACAATTGACGCAGGCGCTTAAAAAATCCAGCAATCGCAATAATATCTTTATCGACATGGGTGGATTATTCAAGGAAATTGCAAATGACAAAATCAGCTTTAAGCATAAAATATCGGTGCTCAATCAGGTAGGTGAATAATGGGTTACAACCAGGattgcaaataatgcatttaaaaataacacTAGTCCACAAATTAATTAAGtattaaatttggaaatttccaactaaattaacaaatataaaataattttcaatgaatACTAAATATCttagattaaaaattttcaattttgaattccGATTTTGGaaaacacatgtacatatagtaaCCAGGGatacgattttttaattaaaaaattttgcattctaaattatatttttaatttttatgtctAATTTTGGgattaagaattaaattttaaaatttctaatttcggaattaagtactaaattttgaaatttctaactttgggatattaaattttcagatttttttatatcttggatttcttgaaaaaaagaaaataaatgtttaattttataactaaattaaattttcaattaatccCAAACatcttgaattaaaaattaaaattttattttgattttgggattaagattaaattttcaatactttttttattttgtattttttgaaaatattcaaaaaatttaataatttaattaaatttaaaataaaatttcaattagccCCAAACATAttggattaaaaattttcaattttggaaatgttggaaaaaaattgtattattgccAGGGTGgagagtttttaaattaatttttgccaattttgGTAGACAAAATTaagttatcaattttttttatttattttgtgaaagtatgacaaaacatttaatatactggacagatatttttttaattaattaaattacggTATGTATGacaacatttacatatgtaactcATTTCACTTTCGCAGCACAATCAACGCTCTAAGGATTTAATTTCACAAGAATTACACAATCTGGAGACCGGCTTTCTCATACCGAACAGCGCGCTACTCAACAGCCCATTCATCAAAAACGATTCGCtgttaatacaaatttttctttatttataactGCATTCTtgctaattttatataattttgcactaattaattatgtttatatgtgtgtataatttaataaaacatttgttgtctaattttgaatttaataaatttttttacgacTTTTGATTGATAACTTgatgaaaatttgcattttaaatatttatcaattgATTAAATTTAGTTATAGCAAGCGGACTTGAGGTACATAACCATTAAACATGTGTGTAAATGTGTGAAAGCAATGGTAGCTTaataaatgtatgaaatatttaaaaaaaaaataattgcataacTAGGTTTTtagcacaaaattaaaaaaaaaaaattttttaaataataaaaaattaaaaataaaaaataaaataatgcaacTCACCGAAATCAACAGTTAGCTTTAGTTTAACcaatatttcttgttgttgttcttgctttttttctttttgtcttGCTATTcctttttcttaataattaaaaGCGAATAATTTAGCCAATAAagtgttgttgttagttttgtatacatgtttgtaagttatttatttatttttatctttttcaaaatatttataatttactaCGAGCCCCTTTCGCTTTAATATCCAATACTGGCAAGCAAATTGGATATAATTCTTTGCTTGATTTAAAGGTTTCCAAATCGGTGATTTTCACGTGTCTTTCCATGTTTGTTATTTCTGGTTCGGCCGCGTCGGTTTCGTTAtccacttcatttgtttgtgtagAGATAATATGCACGGAGAGTACGCGGCGTTCGGGGCCGTCACGAGTGATAAAGCTCTGTCAAATAAGTGAGAGGAGGACTCATTATTTTGTTATAAGCATACATTAGctacaaaataagaaattatataaagaatttGCGAACAGTGGTTAttgaatacaacaaaaacaacattttatggGTCTACCGACCGCTGTATCTCAAGATATTGTTGTAACACACAGTTAGCGATAGAAAattgaagatcgcggacaattcTTTCAGGGGGGATATATTAAGTTCAAAATAAGGAATTATATAGAGAATTTGCCCACAGTGGTTACtgaaaaccacaaaaaacaaCCTTTTTTATGCACATACCGACTGTTGTATTCcaagatttttgttttgtaacatTCAGTGAACGAAAGATAATGGGAGATGATTTCAGGTTCACAGTTCTCAGGATGGTCCGGTAAtctataacaatttttttttttttttttcaaaaaattcactaCACTCATCCCCAGTCCGTGGTTTTCTTTTTACATCCCTGGTAACACTATAAAAATATGATGATTTCTTCCGGGTTCAGAGTTCTCAGGAGgaattttttctctaaaaattcACTACACTCATCCCCGGTCcttggttttctttttatggCCCTGGTAACACTATAAAAATATGATGATTCCTTACGGATTCAGAGCTCTCAGGGGGCTCCGAAGCTCTATAGCaaattttttctccaaaaaaacACAACACTCATCCTCGGGCCCGGTCTATCTTTATGGCTCTGGTAACACTATACAAATACTGGCCCTCCGTCTTTATATTTCCGTATTTTCACTAGATTTTTTTCCCATACATTCTGCTtccattatttaaataattttttttctttcacaaatttCCTCCACTTAGAAACCTACCTTGAAGCACTCCAAAAACTCCTCCTTCGTAATTTTACGCAAAATCGCCACTTCCGCTTCATCGCGTTCGAAATGATATTGTCCCACAGAGATTTCATTATAGAATTGATGGAACTGTTGTGTAACATTTTTGGCTTTCTCCAATTTTTTCAATGCTAAAGCGTCTTTATGGCGTTCAAATTCATCCAACGGCATTTCTTCCATGGTTTGCTGTACAAAAGagcaaaaattagttttaaaattctttaaattttttttttaagtttttagttGTTTACCAAATAATTCTCCAAGAAGCTTTCAATGCGATCCTCGACGAACGATGGATGCTTTGAGGATTGTACTATAATGCGTATGCCATTAGCGCCGTTTACTTTGCGTATGCCGCTGAAGACTATGTAGCCGAGTTGTTCCTGTAatagataatttatatatttaagtgaataattAGTATTAATTAATTAGATATTTTAGCAGTATTATGATGCATAAATTGTGTagtaaatttaatacattttcctttcaaatatatgtacaaacatacaataCAAAGTATTCATAACTCAAATGATTTTTTAGCGTGTTCGTACATCATCATTTATAGATTTCTGTTGCATTAGCAAACAGATTGATAACTCATGATTACTTTATACAATTTGTCAACAAAATTGTTAAACAAAGCACCATAACTGTTGTTTGTTTACCAGTGACAccttgaatatttttgattgcaaattttcaatgcggctttttatttattaactaatGATGGCAATGTAATTTACACGAGTAATTGACGAAGTAATTAatattggtatatttatttttaatgtgtttTAAAAAAGAgtaaagaacaagaaaaaaagttaactagaataccctttacaaatacaaaaaaaaaatccgtaatcaaataatcaaataaaaaagtttgccacaTAAGGAGATGATTTTAACTGGTCCCTTAACTGgtgtatatatagacagacagacggatatggctacaTCGCCTGCTCTCTTTACGcttataatttatacatatgtctataggGAGTTCGATGTTTCTTTTGGAGGTTACATACTTCGTGTCAAATTTTCGCggtataaaaagtaaatgactAGAAATATCGTATCAGATTAGATTAAAGTAGATTAATACACGGCGGGTCCATTATGCCTACTGCTATTATTATAGCATTTCATTTAACGCAGTTGAAGGAGGCTTAGTGAAGCTCCTGGATTATTGGATCTGGATCTATCATCAGATTCACTGTGCCGATAGCCTGACTATTCCTCCTTGCGATTGTATGACAATGAAGGAGTATGTGGTTGGTGTCGCATAGCCGTAGAACCAACATAGATCCATAGAACCCAATTTATGGAAAAATCCGAGGTGTCAAAACTATAaggtttacaaaaatttaagatttagaattttataaaaaaaattgcagtctttgcacgcaggacatatattggatatatcggggtctattctggataagtagaaaTTTATCCTGCTTCCAGAACGAacctgcgcaagggtcactctcgtttctagcgtcaactcgagctcttcgtctctgatgggtggtggtttgactccgtgtacgccattcactgaaagGGAATCGCTGAaagtgttgatggctccactgtgaatgagCGCTCAGTGCTTGTTGGAAGTTTGtcgcgtccgaagtctggtcggcgtgtTGTCTAATGTCGTCGACATAATTGAAGtgtaagttgccaacaacgtttctttgtcctttccccatgtgctgccggctagcgacttgaggattttgttgcggctctgtactttagcgataatcgcggtcatatgaggagtgaaggagcatagactatgaaaagttacacctaaaatcttaggattattgacaaTCGAAATTttgacgccatcgactgcaatattaaggtcaagtctgtactctttcgtccagtttgtaaatatggtcgctgtggattcgTCTATGGCGGTTTTAAAACTTAttctttcaaatagttgtaatactTTTAGTGGACTAATTTCTCCAAATTGTAAAGTGAACGGTACCATATAATGTAATCATGTAATTAAGATCACGTAATTAACCGAAAGTGTATTGAATATCAGTACGCAAGTCACGTACACATTGTAACacattttattgcaaatttttaacaaattatcagagataaaatttacaaatattgtaggAAATATAAACCTCAAAGCGAAACTATAAAAGTTTTGGTAGCATCGCCGAGAGGTAGTATAGAGTTGACTATACGGGGATACgaagtaataaaatttgtgccaaaaatatgCGTAGGCTAATGCTAATTGCTGCTATTTGCACCGTATTGAGCGTTATgatggtaaataaaaaaaaaataataataatgatttcaagtAGCATATACTCGTACTAACAACACAAACTACTTTATTTAGCATCGATGCAATGCCGAAATGCCAGttacaacggaaaatccagagaTGTCCATTCAAGTCATAAGATACATGAGTCGACGTGCTGCGCCaggtggcggtggcggtgcAGGTGGTGGCGCTGATGCTGGCATGGGTTTTGGCTTCGGCGCAAATATGGGTGGCCAAGCAGGCGGAGAAGGAACTGGACAAGGTGGTCATTGAATATTTGAAGCATTAAACAAAACGATACTTTTGACAAGGATTTCATATGGAAAAGTAAAACGAATCTTCATATAATTCGACACTTAAAACgtaacaacttgatatgtaaagttcatcaTACGAATTCACAAACTTAAATAcatgaaaatttacaaatatctcTTACTAAATAAGTGAATAATAATTAAAGCATTATAATCGCGCTATATATCAGCGGCAAGTATTTTCTATTGAGTGATTTTCTGCTTTTCAGCCTACCCGACTCGACTGTTTAAACGCAGTAAGCTACTTTCTATTAATTACAAGTTTAGACAAATATAAAGCTATTGCCTATCGTACCAAAATTCAATAGCACCCGAGGGATTGAAGGTTTATTTATGATATCTTTAATTTCTTCACACGTTCGCTCATAATCGGCGTGATAGGTGTGGTTTTAACCCTCACGTGTGGTGCCTTAGATTGAAAGTGAGTAAACTTTAGCCTGGACACTCCATGGCAGTAGGTTGCAGGCTATTTTTTGAAGCTAAAATTGTGCACAGTCTGACCCGAGTTTTGTTATGGGGCAAACAGTTTGATTTATGAACgctttaaagaataaattttaattcatggTGTTAGATGTTGACCTTAGAACCCGGTACGAAGATAAACAACTGTAATGAAATCGAAGTCAATGCTTTAGACGATCCATAATTTGAAGACGACCGTAACAAAAGTCTCTAGGGCTACGATTGAAATGCTGCCTTTGCTTGTCTGCTTGATATAAGTTCAACATTACCGCCATCTAACAGATCTGCTGTATGGAACAAGTGAAACAGACAATTGGTCGTTATGACGTTCACTTTAGCTTATATTCCTGGTCGCTTTTGTAAAGAGAAAAGAGAATATGTCACCGAGAACTGTCGTTCACCTTGGTAAATAAATACTAATTAATGTGAATACCTTTCAGGAGATGGATAACGGCCCTGAATATGGACCCAATAGACATgcatagtaaaaacaaaaagaacgaAAGGGATGTGGTGGGAAATAGGTCGAAACCGTCCTTAA from Bactrocera tryoni isolate S06 chromosome 5, CSIRO_BtryS06_freeze2, whole genome shotgun sequence includes these protein-coding regions:
- the LOC120777040 gene encoding mediator of RNA polymerase II transcription subunit 15, translating into MISVVKYARLLLLPWLLFMASNCIVNFVVAIGTPTSPRQLQLQQQEAVFAPQQQQQQQQQQQQQQPLQQQEWYHQQYQRLQQQQQQPYKPAIALSAPTTATSAQLPPEAAKTTAADNFTTTNGVGYANETVGYAEENEGEDDEKLPSEIQKAVCTVTAGEVRASAEAVTTKKLKGVCGSAELKLAFSDLEAKLYKELQDIKILLQHIAQQQGINVPQLLLPPMTFATATITPPAVPHAQQATSIPVTPYAVATSATPSPTTQTTKTYAQQHKPTQRVKPTTANKPKFQPIVEPKDNAVDTSSAEVSYEYEESSAAMEAEDILPKKLPQLKSFHTKSQATPISSELLQEVRKFNNTMLSDRELKVFTYYWKLENFTERIESGSSSVVESPVFSIKGKPLHLIAYFQHLHRDFLYLQLTQALKKSSNRNNIFIDMGGLFKEIANDKISFKHKISVLNQHNQRSKDLISQELHNLETGFLIPNSALLNSPFIKNDSLLIQIFLYL